The Mus caroli chromosome 9, CAROLI_EIJ_v1.1, whole genome shotgun sequence DNA window cctgtttctcagaaaacaaaacaaccaagacATAACCAGATAATGACAAAAATCCCTAAGAAAATCAAATATCATTAAATAACTCCTATCAGAAACAGCCAAAGTGCATAGAGGGTTCGCATTTGAGAATGCAAATAACGTTAGGGGTCAAAGGTCAACCTCTTttgcacataaatatttttttggaACTCAGTCCACCCATAGTTAACCTTACCACAACAGTGGCAAACCAAAAGATTTATAGTGGAAAGAGTAGGGGGACCCATAATTCCAGATGCTCTGGTGTCCTTTAAGATTAAAACATGGCCATTGTCCTTGTTCTCGAGAACAGCAGGTTATTCCCACAGGATGGTAAAATCGTAGAAATCGGACGTCTTCCCGAGGGCTCACACCAGGGTTCCGTTGTTGCTGTCATACTGAGGTGTGGCCTGGGGGAAGCGAAGGGTGGCGTACTCTGTAGCAGATTCTGAATGCAGGCATTTCACTGTCTGGAGAGAGTGTGGCCGAATTTGCCTGAGCACATGAATGTCCGCATAATGCAAGTCACTCTCCTCCGACGTGGAGTTTGAAGTTTTCTTCTGAGATGCAGGCGGGTACAACACTTGCTCATATGTGGGTGCTGTTGTCTCATAGTCCTGGTAGAAATCAGCAGAATTAAGGGAGGTT harbors:
- the C9H11orf52 gene encoding uncharacterized protein C11orf52 homolog; protein product: MSENQLGSLGDTTAMGNRLCCGGTWSCPSTFQKKSKTGSHPRPTLSILKQQQLWQNGTKDYETTAPTYEQVLYPPASQKKTSNSTSEESDLHYADIHVLRQIRPHSLQTVKCLHSESATEYATLRFPQATPQYDSNNGTLV